One window of the Rhodococcus sovatensis genome contains the following:
- a CDS encoding NAD(P)/FAD-dependent oxidoreductase, with protein MTQTIEPIEITRTPSPQERVDAWLADFEAALASRDLDRVAAKFAVDSFWRDLVAFTWNIKTVEGRDGIVDMLSARLDDTDPSNFHTTETPDEADGVTSAWIEFETATSRGKGHLRLKGDEGWTLLTTMQELKGHEERQGHSRVKGAVHGSNADTQNWAEKKEIEEKELGYTIQPYALIVGGGQGGIALGARFRQLGVPAIVVDRADRPGDQWRGRYKSLCLHDPVWYDHLPYLPFPANWPVFAPKDKIGDWLEMYTKVMEVPYWTRTTAKSATYDEKAEEWTVVLDRDGEEVVLRPKQLVMATGMSGKKNVPNFPGMDLFEGEQHHSSEHPGPDAYVGKKVVVVGSNNSAHDICKALYESGVDVTMLQRSSTHIVKSDSLCEIALGDLYSERAVEAGMTTNKADLTFASLPYRIMHEFQIPVYQQIAEQDKDFYDRLEKAGFQHDFGDDGSGLFMKYLRRGSGYYIDVGASELVADGKIKLVGGQVSRISKNGVVLDDGTELPADVIVYATGYGSMNGWVADLVDQETADKVGKVWGLGSDTTKDPGPWEGEQRNMWKPTQQENLWFHGGNLHQSRHYSLYLALQIKARYEGIDTPVYGLQEVHHLR; from the coding sequence ATGACCCAGACCATCGAGCCGATCGAGATCACCCGCACGCCCAGTCCCCAGGAACGGGTCGACGCCTGGTTGGCCGACTTCGAGGCCGCTCTGGCATCCCGCGACCTCGATCGGGTCGCCGCCAAGTTCGCCGTCGACAGCTTCTGGCGTGACCTGGTCGCCTTCACCTGGAACATCAAGACGGTCGAGGGGCGCGACGGCATCGTGGACATGCTGAGCGCGCGTCTCGACGACACCGATCCGTCGAACTTCCACACGACCGAGACGCCCGACGAAGCGGACGGCGTCACCTCAGCGTGGATCGAGTTCGAAACCGCCACCAGTCGCGGAAAGGGCCACCTACGACTCAAAGGAGACGAAGGCTGGACCCTGCTCACGACGATGCAGGAACTCAAGGGCCACGAAGAACGCCAGGGCCACTCCCGAGTCAAGGGTGCAGTCCACGGTTCCAACGCCGACACCCAGAACTGGGCGGAGAAGAAGGAGATCGAGGAGAAGGAACTCGGCTACACGATCCAGCCGTACGCACTGATCGTCGGCGGCGGCCAGGGCGGTATCGCCCTCGGTGCACGGTTCCGGCAGCTCGGTGTACCTGCCATCGTCGTCGATCGTGCCGACCGGCCCGGTGACCAGTGGCGTGGCCGCTACAAGTCACTGTGCCTGCACGACCCGGTCTGGTACGACCACCTCCCGTACCTGCCGTTTCCGGCGAACTGGCCGGTATTCGCGCCGAAGGACAAGATCGGCGACTGGCTGGAGATGTACACCAAGGTCATGGAGGTTCCGTACTGGACCCGCACAACGGCCAAGTCCGCAACGTACGACGAGAAGGCCGAGGAGTGGACCGTCGTCCTCGATCGTGACGGCGAGGAAGTTGTACTGCGTCCGAAGCAGCTCGTCATGGCTACCGGAATGTCCGGCAAGAAGAATGTGCCGAACTTCCCGGGCATGGACCTGTTCGAGGGCGAGCAGCACCATTCGAGCGAGCACCCGGGTCCCGACGCGTATGTCGGCAAGAAGGTCGTCGTCGTCGGCTCCAACAACTCGGCGCACGACATCTGCAAGGCGCTCTACGAGTCGGGCGTGGACGTGACGATGCTGCAACGGTCCTCGACGCACATCGTCAAGTCCGATTCGCTGTGCGAGATCGCGTTGGGAGACCTGTACTCCGAGCGTGCCGTCGAAGCTGGAATGACCACGAACAAAGCCGATCTGACGTTCGCGTCGCTGCCGTACCGGATCATGCACGAGTTCCAGATCCCGGTGTACCAGCAGATCGCCGAGCAGGACAAGGACTTCTACGACAGGCTCGAAAAGGCGGGTTTTCAGCACGATTTCGGCGACGACGGCTCGGGGTTGTTCATGAAGTATCTGCGGCGCGGGTCGGGCTACTACATCGACGTCGGCGCTTCGGAGTTGGTCGCGGACGGCAAGATCAAGCTCGTCGGCGGTCAAGTGTCGAGGATCAGCAAGAACGGCGTCGTGTTGGACGATGGAACGGAACTCCCGGCGGACGTCATCGTCTATGCCACCGGCTACGGCTCGATGAACGGCTGGGTCGCCGACCTGGTGGATCAGGAGACCGCGGACAAGGTCGGCAAGGTGTGGGGTCTCGGCTCGGATACCACCAAGGATCCCGGTCCGTGGGAGGGCGAGCAGCGCAACATGTGGAAGCCGACGCAGCAGGAGAACCTCTGGTTCCATGGCGGCAACCTGCATCAGTCGCGGCACTACTCGCTGTACTTGGCGCTGCAGATCAAGGCGCGCTACGAGGGCATCGATACTCCGGTGTACGGACTGCAGGAGGTTCATCACCTGCGCTGA
- a CDS encoding aldehyde dehydrogenase, translated as MDTNTAIHAESLFIGGEWIPPSSSSRIDVRSASTEEIIGSVPEAQEADVDAAVGAARRAFDAPDGWSHWEPSDRADALDRLADELEARGEQIARAVSAQNGMPISIALQLEAGFPVAVVRYYASLARTATFEESHPHMLGGTTTVRREPIGVVGAIAPWNFPQTLAAFKHAPALAAGCTIVIKPSPETVLDSIPFAESVIASGIPPGVINIVPGGREVGAYLVSHPGVDKVAFTGSTAAGRSIAETCGRLLRPVTLELGGKSAAIVLDDADLDLSKIGEDLFGATFLNNGQTCFLGTRVLAPRSRYDEVVGVFEAFANSLAVGDALDPATQIGPMASERQRDRVEGYIAKGSGDGARLVAGGGRPSDLDHGWFVSPTVFADVENNHAIAQEEIFGPVLSVIPYSDEADAIRIANDTDFGLGGTVWTSDDERGYGVAKQIRTGTIGINRYLVDPGSPFGGVKDSGIGRELGPDALRNFQNIKSIYR; from the coding sequence ATGGATACGAACACAGCAATACATGCGGAGTCGCTGTTCATCGGGGGCGAGTGGATACCGCCGAGCTCCTCCTCCCGGATCGATGTGCGGTCCGCAAGTACCGAGGAGATCATCGGTTCGGTCCCGGAGGCGCAGGAAGCCGACGTCGACGCCGCCGTCGGGGCCGCCCGTCGGGCATTCGACGCCCCCGACGGCTGGAGCCACTGGGAGCCGTCCGACCGCGCCGATGCGCTCGACCGCCTCGCCGACGAACTCGAAGCCCGCGGCGAACAGATCGCCCGCGCAGTCTCCGCACAGAACGGAATGCCGATCTCGATTGCGCTGCAATTGGAGGCCGGCTTTCCCGTCGCGGTGGTGCGCTACTACGCCTCCCTTGCGCGCACGGCGACGTTCGAGGAATCACATCCCCACATGCTCGGCGGTACGACCACCGTCAGACGCGAACCGATTGGTGTCGTCGGAGCAATCGCACCGTGGAACTTTCCCCAGACCCTCGCCGCATTCAAACACGCACCGGCGCTCGCCGCCGGCTGCACGATCGTCATCAAGCCGTCGCCGGAAACCGTGCTGGACTCGATCCCGTTCGCGGAATCCGTTATTGCGTCCGGGATTCCGCCGGGCGTGATCAACATCGTCCCCGGTGGACGAGAGGTCGGCGCCTACCTGGTCTCGCACCCCGGCGTCGACAAGGTCGCATTCACTGGATCAACCGCAGCCGGTCGCTCGATCGCCGAGACGTGCGGGCGACTGCTTCGCCCCGTCACGTTGGAACTCGGCGGCAAGTCCGCCGCGATCGTGCTGGACGATGCAGACCTCGATCTGTCCAAGATCGGCGAAGACCTTTTCGGTGCAACCTTTCTCAACAACGGACAAACCTGTTTTCTCGGGACCAGAGTGCTGGCACCGCGTAGCCGCTACGACGAGGTCGTCGGGGTGTTCGAGGCATTCGCCAATTCCCTCGCCGTCGGCGACGCGCTCGATCCCGCGACACAGATCGGGCCGATGGCCAGTGAGCGACAACGAGATCGGGTCGAAGGATACATCGCCAAAGGCAGCGGCGACGGAGCGCGGCTGGTCGCCGGAGGCGGCCGTCCGAGTGATCTCGACCATGGCTGGTTCGTGTCGCCGACGGTATTCGCCGACGTCGAGAACAACCACGCCATCGCACAGGAGGAGATCTTCGGACCGGTCCTGTCGGTGATCCCGTACAGCGACGAGGCCGACGCAATCCGGATCGCCAACGACACCGACTTCGGTCTCGGCGGCACCGTGTGGACCTCCGACGACGAGCGAGGCTATGGCGTCGCCAAGCAGATCCGCACCGGAACCATCGGCATCAATCGCTACCTGGTCGATCCGGGTTCACCGTTCGGCGGCGTCAAGGACAGCGGCATCGGCCGCGAACTCGGTCCCGACGCTCTCCGCAACTTCCAGAACATCAAGTCCATCTACCGATAG
- a CDS encoding GAF domain-containing protein, translating into MTQSTGPEPALAAGEDPRRYAQILTAVYDATMAGDKAPARPRDLVGESWRRLQTLGIDPEQRSVAYQQIDVSDLELSRRESGLFDILDDLARGLESVVQDGDNILVVADRRGRVLWRSGSTAVLDRADGLGFVEGASWAEDSVGTNAIGTALVSRRAVQIFSAEHYVRSHHPWTCAGAPIKDPRTGHVIGAVDVSGPASTVHPTTLALVDAIARLAESQLREHHRQNLDRLRSVAAPMLARLQSPALAVDSNGWVAAVESVALRNRVLLPEDLATGRFWMPALGVCDFEPLPGGWLVRPTGTGEDGTPSETGNATTVSIDLRHPQQTRVQIRSEVGEWTHEPTPRHAEILCLLAVNREGRSAAQMAADLFGDDGRAITVRAEMSRLRKHLSGIVQTQPYRFDDSANIDLQLPADMSRLLPHSTAPAIVRLRLK; encoded by the coding sequence ATGACACAGTCGACGGGTCCCGAACCTGCGCTGGCCGCTGGTGAAGACCCGCGCCGCTATGCGCAGATCCTCACTGCGGTCTACGACGCGACCATGGCAGGAGACAAGGCGCCTGCCCGTCCACGGGATCTTGTCGGGGAGTCGTGGCGGCGGTTGCAGACCCTCGGTATCGACCCCGAGCAGCGCAGCGTCGCCTATCAGCAGATCGACGTGTCGGATCTCGAGCTAAGCCGTCGGGAATCGGGGTTGTTCGACATTCTCGACGACCTCGCCCGCGGTCTCGAGTCCGTGGTGCAGGACGGCGACAACATTCTGGTGGTCGCCGACCGGCGCGGACGGGTGCTGTGGCGTAGCGGCTCGACGGCGGTGCTGGACCGCGCGGATGGGCTCGGCTTCGTCGAGGGAGCAAGCTGGGCGGAGGATTCGGTCGGTACCAACGCGATCGGTACCGCCCTGGTATCGAGGCGTGCGGTGCAGATCTTCTCGGCCGAACACTATGTGCGCAGCCATCATCCATGGACCTGCGCTGGAGCTCCGATCAAGGATCCGCGAACCGGACATGTGATCGGGGCAGTGGACGTCAGCGGTCCGGCGAGCACCGTGCACCCGACGACGCTGGCTTTGGTCGACGCCATCGCACGGTTGGCGGAATCTCAACTGCGGGAGCACCATCGGCAGAATCTCGATCGGCTGAGGTCCGTCGCTGCCCCGATGCTCGCGAGGTTGCAGTCTCCAGCGCTCGCCGTGGACTCCAACGGGTGGGTCGCCGCAGTCGAGTCGGTAGCGCTTCGCAACCGGGTCTTGCTACCGGAAGACCTTGCCACTGGCCGCTTCTGGATGCCTGCTCTAGGCGTGTGTGATTTCGAGCCGCTCCCCGGTGGATGGTTGGTCCGTCCCACGGGCACGGGTGAGGACGGAACGCCCTCGGAAACAGGCAACGCCACCACGGTCTCCATTGATCTTCGGCATCCGCAGCAGACTCGCGTGCAGATTCGCAGCGAGGTCGGTGAGTGGACGCACGAACCCACACCTAGACACGCGGAAATCCTGTGTCTGCTCGCCGTCAACAGAGAAGGTCGCAGTGCAGCGCAGATGGCGGCAGATCTGTTCGGTGACGACGGGCGGGCGATCACCGTTCGCGCGGAGATGTCGAGGTTGCGCAAGCACCTGTCAGGGATAGTCCAGACCCAGCCGTATCGGTTCGACGACTCGGCGAACATCGACCTCCAGCTTCCCGCCGACATGAGTAGGTTGCTTCCGCATTCCACGGCCCCGGCGATCGTGCGGTTGCGCCTGAAGTGA
- a CDS encoding sigma-54-dependent Fis family transcriptional regulator produces MVRSQIALSWQRSASSGLEPAHSLEQSSLRDVDRRSRLLAAANPILDRMESMLEGSGYCVLLADRDARLVDLRFGTRELRDLVFGVGAVVGRSFTEEASGTNSIATTFELRSPLAVRGDEHYMESMKGFSCYGYPLIHPITKHIEGVLDITFRASEDNPLLEPLLVHSANDIQGRLLEETRSGEQRLFHAFQYASAQRRGGPVIAIGDELLLENTAAAQLIDSVDHAALRSLTDDSIRRSGVIDSLTLNSGAHASLRWERPVAATGVVIEIDIKDLPVRQSAQVPTSKPLCVVGEPGTGKSTTLARLTAARNPHWFDSADILVTTPTAWLSSIESQVATGADVVVKNIHLADASVAHRLHALLKSARGWFALSSSSREPSDPEHRQLLSLCTDTVELAPLRSRRHEIPDLVRGMMAELDSHARFTPAAMRALIDYDWPGNIGELRDEVTDAVSRRSVGDITERDLVRPRGRGMSSRLTALDSAMRDAIVHELARCSGNKAATAESLGISRTTLYKRMKELGIHG; encoded by the coding sequence GTGGTGCGTAGTCAGATCGCATTGTCGTGGCAGCGCTCTGCGTCGAGCGGCCTGGAGCCTGCCCACTCGCTCGAGCAGTCGAGCCTGCGTGACGTCGACCGCCGCAGCCGACTCCTCGCTGCCGCCAATCCGATCCTGGATCGGATGGAAAGCATGTTGGAGGGATCCGGGTACTGCGTACTCCTAGCCGACCGGGATGCGCGCCTCGTCGACCTGCGATTCGGAACCCGCGAGCTTCGCGACCTCGTGTTCGGCGTCGGTGCGGTCGTCGGGCGGTCGTTCACCGAAGAGGCGTCGGGAACCAACTCGATTGCGACGACGTTCGAGCTTCGCTCGCCCCTCGCAGTCCGGGGCGATGAGCATTACATGGAGTCGATGAAGGGGTTCAGCTGCTACGGCTACCCGCTCATCCATCCGATCACCAAGCACATCGAAGGTGTCCTCGACATTACTTTTCGTGCCAGCGAGGACAATCCGCTTCTCGAACCGCTTCTCGTCCATTCGGCGAACGACATCCAAGGGCGGCTGCTCGAAGAGACCCGCAGCGGGGAACAGCGTCTGTTCCACGCGTTCCAGTACGCGTCTGCTCAGCGCCGCGGCGGGCCGGTCATCGCCATCGGCGACGAGCTGCTTCTCGAAAACACCGCCGCCGCACAGCTCATCGACAGCGTCGACCACGCCGCACTGCGTTCGTTGACCGACGATTCGATCCGTCGGAGCGGGGTGATCGACTCTCTCACACTCAATTCCGGTGCGCACGCCTCCCTTCGATGGGAACGGCCGGTTGCCGCGACCGGCGTCGTCATCGAGATCGATATCAAGGACCTCCCCGTCCGACAGTCTGCCCAGGTGCCGACGTCGAAGCCGCTGTGCGTCGTCGGCGAGCCCGGAACCGGGAAGTCGACTACGTTGGCCAGACTCACAGCGGCCCGAAATCCCCACTGGTTCGACTCGGCCGACATCCTCGTCACGACACCTACCGCATGGTTGTCCTCGATCGAATCCCAGGTGGCAACCGGAGCCGACGTTGTGGTGAAGAACATCCACCTCGCCGACGCATCCGTCGCGCATCGGCTCCATGCACTGCTCAAGAGCGCACGAGGATGGTTCGCGCTGTCGAGTTCGTCGCGGGAGCCCTCCGACCCGGAACACCGACAGCTGCTGTCGTTGTGTACCGACACTGTCGAACTGGCACCGCTGAGGTCACGCCGTCACGAGATTCCCGATCTGGTCCGCGGCATGATGGCCGAGCTCGATTCGCATGCCCGGTTCACCCCGGCTGCGATGCGCGCTCTGATCGACTACGACTGGCCCGGAAACATCGGCGAACTGCGGGACGAGGTCACCGACGCGGTGTCCCGCAGATCCGTCGGGGACATCACCGAACGTGACCTGGTCAGACCTCGTGGGCGTGGGATGTCGAGCCGGCTGACGGCCCTCGACTCGGCGATGCGAGACGCGATCGTCCACGAGCTTGCGCGATGCAGCGGCAACAAAGCTGCGACCGCGGAAAGCCTTGGCATCAGTCGCACCACGCTGTACAAGCGGATGAAGGAACTGGGCATTCACGGGTAG
- a CDS encoding 2,3-butanediol dehydrogenase, translated as MRAAVYYGPNKVEIADVPEPSPGEGEVKVKVGFNGICGTDLHEFYAGPIFIPTEPHPLTGQQLPLVLGHEFSGTIAEVGKGVTGIQVGDRVAIEPLYRCGHCGPCRAGNYNICQQIGFHGLMSDGGMAEYTVVPTDMIHQLPENVSLELGALVEPMSVAFHAATLGDPAPDDTAMVFGAGPIGIGLWFALRGKGLDNVFVVEPSPTRRASIEALGAKTLDPTSIDVVGFIADETDGRGADAIYDAAGVQPAVETALGCIGARKPLISVAIYEKPLMTPLQKIVMNESRIQGSLCYTSADYDAVIDLMSQGKYDTTGWVDKIGLESVIDDGFEALHAGTKMKVLVDPSEGRA; from the coding sequence ATGCGCGCAGCTGTGTACTACGGCCCGAACAAGGTGGAAATCGCCGACGTACCCGAACCCTCACCAGGCGAGGGGGAAGTGAAAGTGAAGGTCGGCTTCAACGGGATCTGTGGCACCGACTTGCACGAGTTCTACGCTGGACCGATCTTCATCCCCACCGAGCCGCACCCGCTGACCGGCCAGCAGTTGCCGCTGGTGCTGGGACACGAGTTCTCCGGCACGATCGCCGAGGTCGGCAAGGGCGTCACCGGCATCCAGGTCGGAGACCGCGTCGCCATCGAGCCGCTGTATCGGTGCGGCCATTGCGGGCCGTGTCGGGCCGGCAACTACAACATCTGTCAGCAGATCGGTTTTCACGGCCTGATGTCCGACGGCGGCATGGCGGAGTACACCGTCGTCCCGACCGACATGATTCATCAGCTGCCGGAGAACGTGTCGCTCGAACTGGGTGCACTCGTCGAACCGATGTCCGTCGCATTCCATGCCGCGACGCTCGGCGACCCCGCCCCCGACGACACCGCGATGGTGTTCGGTGCCGGCCCGATCGGCATCGGTCTGTGGTTCGCCTTGCGAGGCAAGGGACTCGACAACGTGTTCGTCGTGGAACCGTCGCCGACGCGCCGGGCATCGATCGAGGCGTTGGGTGCGAAGACGCTCGATCCTACGTCGATCGACGTCGTCGGATTCATCGCCGACGAGACCGACGGCCGCGGCGCCGACGCGATCTACGACGCCGCGGGGGTGCAGCCTGCCGTCGAAACCGCTCTGGGATGCATCGGCGCCCGCAAGCCGTTGATCAGTGTCGCCATCTACGAAAAGCCTTTGATGACACCGCTTCAGAAGATCGTCATGAACGAATCACGGATCCAGGGTTCGCTCTGCTATACCTCGGCGGACTACGACGCAGTCATCGATCTGATGTCTCAGGGCAAGTACGACACGACCGGATGGGTGGACAAGATTGGGCTCGAATCGGTCATCGACGACGGTTTCGAGGCGCTCCACGCGGGCACGAAGATGAAGGTTCTGGTCGATCCGAGCGAGGGACGCGCATGA
- a CDS encoding acetoin reductase: MSVVLVTGGGQGIGRGIALRLAADGHDIALVDLAPEKIENVAAEVREIGSTATTFVADVSDRDAVFAAVDHAHEALGGFDVMINNAGIAQVAPIDDVRPDDVRKIWAVNVDGVLWGIQAAAAKFKTLGQKGKIINASSIAGHDGFAMLGVYSATKFAVRALTQAAAKEYAAHGITVNAYCPGVVGTDMWVTIDKRFAELTGAAEGETYDRFVGGIALGRAQTPEDVAAFVSYLSGPDSDYMTGQAGLIDGGLVFR, encoded by the coding sequence ATGAGTGTCGTACTCGTCACCGGTGGAGGTCAGGGGATAGGCCGCGGTATCGCGCTGAGACTGGCCGCCGACGGGCATGACATCGCACTCGTCGACCTGGCGCCCGAGAAGATCGAGAACGTGGCTGCGGAAGTCCGCGAGATCGGCAGCACAGCAACCACATTCGTCGCCGACGTCAGTGACCGTGATGCAGTCTTCGCGGCCGTCGATCATGCGCACGAGGCCCTCGGCGGCTTCGACGTCATGATCAACAACGCCGGTATCGCGCAGGTCGCTCCCATCGACGACGTCCGCCCTGACGATGTGCGAAAGATCTGGGCCGTGAACGTCGATGGTGTGCTGTGGGGAATCCAGGCTGCCGCAGCGAAATTCAAGACGCTCGGCCAGAAGGGGAAGATCATCAACGCCTCGTCGATCGCGGGGCACGACGGTTTCGCGATGCTCGGCGTATACAGCGCGACGAAGTTCGCCGTTCGGGCATTGACGCAGGCTGCCGCCAAGGAGTACGCGGCGCACGGCATCACCGTGAACGCGTACTGCCCGGGAGTCGTGGGCACCGATATGTGGGTGACCATCGACAAGCGGTTCGCCGAGCTGACCGGTGCGGCGGAGGGCGAGACGTACGACAGATTCGTGGGCGGCATTGCGCTCGGCCGGGCGCAGACGCCGGAGGATGTGGCGGCGTTCGTGTCGTACCTGTCCGGGCCGGATTCGGACTACATGACTGGTCAGGCGGGCCTGATCGACGGTGGCCTGGTCTTCCGCTGA
- a CDS encoding FUSC family protein, with amino-acid sequence MAARFVQETLRFFAVSDPGRLRLRSASTTTITVVLAMAVLLPGAHLVGQPLTIALLGTVVAMQASAAVKDKDQRSRVITSMLLVFPAIAAVSLSAVLSQFGKVADVGFIVVLFAAVWVRRYGPRGTALGMVAFICYFFALFLRAEPGQIPMLAVSIVCGVALSILVRTVILPDRPGLEVKRLVRALRAASIDVLEVASNRGDRNLDLLRKRLDKLGSTALMIDDWLDRNDAAQLLSVTNDDLSVRIFDAQIATEQLVSALWALDPKDPWPDSLGQATTALGSCLQNNPSEDQLRAARRLAAAAADRADPSTQAGIATAVAMRAVQAHIAIHRITSNALKSAPVPQEKPEKVDDEPTGLNPSTKAAIQVAVATSAATVLGEIISPDRWYWAVLTAFLVFTGASTRGEILSRAGHRVVGTIAGVVAGVLLAALVGNNQPLQLLLLVVCVFFAFYLVTVAYALLSFFITVMLAMLYGLLGTFSIEVLELRIYETAAGGLVGIASAYFIFSTGTRTTMVDKIDDYLDLMIDIIDTSIGSVVEPGTRTDLVADMRKLDNALKDVVTAGKPLEMGPTTRTRRGVKRLMRIMTVSNRSSHALARAGVGASRGEPSSRPSEETSQALREAADVTKATIVEVKRALAGEHVEPPEKLTDTSASDVMLTSATTPGPVRSAVRSLGTLNRTMGEALTRA; translated from the coding sequence ATGGCTGCTCGGTTCGTTCAGGAGACGCTCCGCTTCTTCGCGGTGTCCGACCCCGGTCGGCTGCGACTTCGATCTGCATCCACCACCACGATCACCGTCGTACTCGCAATGGCTGTCCTGCTGCCCGGCGCACATCTCGTCGGCCAACCGCTGACCATCGCGTTGCTGGGAACGGTCGTCGCGATGCAAGCCTCGGCGGCGGTCAAGGACAAGGACCAGCGCAGCCGCGTGATCACGTCGATGCTCCTGGTCTTCCCGGCCATCGCGGCCGTGTCGTTGTCGGCGGTACTGTCACAGTTCGGGAAGGTGGCCGACGTCGGATTCATCGTCGTCCTCTTCGCTGCCGTGTGGGTGCGGCGCTACGGCCCACGCGGCACCGCGCTCGGCATGGTCGCGTTCATCTGTTACTTCTTCGCGCTGTTTCTCCGCGCCGAGCCGGGACAGATTCCGATGCTTGCCGTGTCGATCGTGTGTGGGGTCGCGTTGTCGATTCTGGTGCGCACGGTGATTCTTCCCGATCGACCGGGGCTCGAAGTGAAGCGTCTGGTCCGGGCGTTGCGAGCCGCGTCGATCGACGTGCTCGAGGTGGCGTCGAACAGGGGTGATCGGAATCTGGACCTGTTGCGCAAGAGACTCGACAAACTCGGCAGCACGGCCCTGATGATCGACGACTGGCTCGACCGCAACGATGCAGCTCAACTACTCAGCGTCACGAACGACGATCTGTCCGTTCGCATCTTCGACGCGCAGATCGCCACCGAACAACTCGTCAGTGCGCTGTGGGCACTCGACCCGAAGGACCCGTGGCCGGATTCGCTGGGGCAGGCCACGACAGCACTCGGTTCCTGTCTGCAGAACAATCCGTCCGAAGACCAATTGCGGGCTGCCCGACGCCTCGCCGCTGCCGCGGCCGACAGGGCGGATCCATCCACTCAGGCCGGCATCGCAACTGCGGTCGCGATGCGAGCAGTACAGGCACACATCGCTATTCATCGCATCACCAGCAATGCGCTGAAGTCTGCGCCCGTACCTCAGGAGAAGCCCGAGAAGGTCGACGACGAACCGACCGGGTTGAATCCGAGTACGAAGGCTGCGATCCAAGTCGCAGTCGCAACCAGCGCTGCAACGGTTCTCGGTGAGATCATCTCGCCCGACCGGTGGTACTGGGCGGTGTTGACGGCTTTCCTTGTGTTCACCGGTGCATCGACGCGAGGTGAAATCCTCTCGCGTGCGGGCCATCGCGTCGTAGGGACCATCGCGGGAGTAGTTGCGGGAGTTCTGCTGGCGGCGTTGGTCGGAAACAATCAGCCGCTGCAACTTCTTCTGCTCGTGGTCTGCGTGTTCTTCGCGTTCTACCTCGTCACGGTCGCGTATGCGTTGTTGTCGTTCTTCATCACCGTCATGCTCGCCATGCTGTACGGACTGCTCGGCACCTTCAGCATCGAGGTTCTCGAACTGCGGATCTACGAAACGGCAGCGGGTGGGCTCGTCGGAATCGCCTCGGCGTACTTCATCTTCTCCACGGGAACCAGAACGACGATGGTCGACAAGATCGACGACTATCTCGACCTCATGATCGACATCATCGACACCAGTATCGGATCGGTCGTCGAACCGGGTACGCGGACCGACCTGGTGGCCGACATGCGCAAGCTCGACAACGCGCTCAAAGACGTTGTCACTGCGGGCAAGCCGCTGGAGATGGGTCCGACGACGCGGACACGCCGAGGAGTCAAGCGGTTGATGCGGATCATGACCGTCAGCAATCGGTCGTCGCACGCGCTCGCCCGCGCCGGCGTCGGCGCCTCCCGGGGCGAACCGTCGAGCAGGCCGTCCGAGGAGACCTCGCAGGCGCTTCGGGAAGCCGCCGACGTCACCAAGGCGACCATCGTAGAGGTCAAACGGGCCCTCGCAGGCGAGCACGTCGAGCCGCCGGAGAAGCTCACCGATACGTCCGCCTCCGACGTCATGCTGACCTCGGCTACGACGCCAGGTCCGGTCCGCAGTGCGGTCCGATCGCTCGGCACTTTGAATCGCACGATGGGGGAGGCGCTCACACGGGCCTGA